The following DNA comes from Ascaphus truei isolate aAscTru1 chromosome 1, aAscTru1.hap1, whole genome shotgun sequence.
gcaatatatctatatatatattagtaaacGATTCATCAATAAACAATTCATAAATCATATTTTGCATGCTCATTTCTTACAAAAGTGAGAATGAAAAAAGGATAACAACCATATAACTTCATACAATATGAGATTACTAAATCATTAATGGTGAATAAACTCAATGGTTGTCAGTCAATAAACCATGCATTTGGAATATGCCTATCCATTGTGTATGTTTAGCTGTACACATATAGCGTAAAATAAATCTAGATCGTAATAATCATATAATGATAAAATCCATAATACACTATCCACACACCATGGATAAACATATAATATCCAATGTTTACGAGTCCATCAATACTAGATATTCAATGCATGGCAACAGCCAAGGAAAAAAGGATAGTCCTTGAGAAAAATGACAATGAAATGGATGTCTGCATACATGCATAATAATTCTTTACAATTACTTAGGATATACTTAATAATAAATTAATTTCAGAATACAAGTCAAATAATTGTATTGAAAACACATAAGTGCATGCATATCAAAATATgatttattaattgtttattgATGAATCATTTACTAATATATATTGTGCATGATGATGCATGGAGCcactatatatacagtaagtactttTACTTTTTCCTTCACCTTGACAAATAGGTTCggcttgaaacgcgtaggtgtgggccTTCTGCCCTTGTAAGCTCTTATTATGATCCAATAAATtacatcattattttttttaccattgGAACGCTCTCTGCTTGATCCAATTTTACCTGTATGGAAGTAGTGCTCGGTTTTCTTCCCTTTTTCACCCAAAGAATTTAAATAGAATAAAGTTTGTAATTGGGTGTCACCTAATCAATAGAAAGGTAAATGTAGAATCCTAAAACACGGGATTAATGCCCATTTGAGTAGATTGGTGCCAATTATTAGTAGATTGTTGCCAATTAGTCTAAGAAAATGGACATTCTGCCCAAATCTTAAAAAGAACACAACGTATGCCAAGattcaacatttaataaaaaaatataccagTATTAATGCCTTCAGTCACAATCCATGCTCCTGTAGTCTCTGCAGCCTTCACCAAGCCTTTGCTAAAAACCTGCTTGACTTTGGAGGAAAGCTTAAAATTCTGGATGCCTCCGTGAACAGAGATCACAAGCTTCGGCAGCTCCATCTGCCATTCCGTAATCATCAGATGCATTAACTGATCCAACATGGTATCATAGGATATTCTAATGtactgaaaataaatatataattgtaTGAAAATTATTCTCTAATGTTAAAACAGCAATTCATGTTTCATTTAATGTGAAACTACCTTATTTTCTGTACGGTTTGCCAGAAAACATTTGTTAAACATCCAGTCTACATACAAATTCAACGTACCAAATAGGTGTTGTACTCATACAGTAAGGCTTATGTAATGTAATTTTAACATTTGTAATAATACAATCTTATGTACACAACTACATCAATGTTTTCTGaatgatctccccccccccccctttaactttctctttttttctgtatcTCCCCCACTCCTCACATCCTACCCTCTACCACTCCACCCACCAATCCTAAAAATCTATTTTCTTTGCCATACATTTGAGGTATAAAACAAACCCAGCCATTTATGTTGGCATCTGTAAAAAAAACAGGCTGTATTACAAGCAATATTTTAAATACTTTTAACCCACAAAGTTCTCTATATTCACAAAGAACCAAGCAAGACACAAAATGTGTTCTTGGAATATTTAACAAGTACGTAGTCTGTCTTCCGTATGGCTGCCTACGTCAacggtgcgtaaactggggggcgcgccccagGGCGGGTGCGAGATTGTCTGCAGGGGTTTACATAGGCCCCCGCGCTTctcaaaggcacttaaattaagggccagggaagcggcgaaggcctctgtaaactgcacttaccgtGGCTCAGGCGACACTGAAATAAAGACATTACTACTGGGTCCTGGGTAAGAGGAAATTGCTCTAAAGCATTGCTATAGTAAATAACAAACCTTTGCATGGTAAGTGTGATCTCCATCTTGGAAATTGATAGTGCCAAAAGCATCAGTGGGACTCGTCTTTGTATGTTTGTCGACAAACCATTCCTCATCATCTCTGTTATGGGGAGAAGGGTAAATCGGCCAGCCATAATCTAAATCAGGATGGTCTCCAATCAATCTTCCACAGCAGCACCTACAAATAGATGACATATGTTGTTTTCCAAGTCGGCCCCAAACCAGCTCATCAATTATTTTTCACATAATTGTTTTTCATTTGTAGAAACTGAggctttaaatgtaaaaaaaaattatgaaatatTTACTAAAAAGTTAGATATCCATTAAATACCAACCACTCTTACAAACCTAAAGCCTCCGGTCAGATCACAGGTGGtaggtgctgcatgtgataggggtgagaagcttgttcagataggcaggtagcttgcccagaaagtgcagtatttgaaggcaagacaggaaaaatgaactTTTTGCCTGGGCTCTATTAGATTACTGATTTTTCAAAATGATTTGCGTAATGACTGGATTTAAAAAATGCCGTTTAGAAATCAGATGGATTTTGATAAGGGtggaatatatactgtaccatgttGGTATTCAAAATATTATACTTTTTCTCTGCTGTTTCAGTAAAATTAAACCAgattaaaatggcattttagcattGTTAAAACAATTTTTAGGTTctgaaaaaaaaacccagcaacaAACAGTAATATGGGGCTGTTGATCTTCCTACATgaagttcaaagttctagtagctgtattggtcctggagaaatgtagattAATCGTAGGTTGTGATATCATCAAGTGACAGTGCACTTAAAGAAGACATTCGTAAACCTCCAAGGACTCTGTACACTATCATTTCATTTATGAATAACTCTAATCTTGGTACCTTAGAGTTAATCACTGATTAAGCTGATTAAATATGTGTACTGTATGCGCATAATATGGCCCTAAAAAATCCAAACAGCCAAAATGACGACAACAATCAAAAAGGGGGACATCTTTACATAGGAGGCTCCGCATGGGTTCCCCAATGTTTCAGAGGATCCCTTTTCTCCCTTATTCCGCCTCCAGGGCATGAAATAGCATTCTGCTATAAAGTAATGACAGACTTCTAGTAACCTGGTGGCATCTGTGCAAACCTTTTCCACTTTGTATGTCCTGCCCGCCGAGTGGAGCTTGGTTGATCTGATCCATATTAATCAGATAGAAACTTCCCTTCAGTTGAAATTTCCAGTCGAGCGACAGTGTAGCAGAAAAGTCTCCAATATGACATAATATAATGTGGCAATTTGATTATGTTAGGTTAAGCATCATAGTTCCGAAGAAGAGTCAAAGTATGAACCCAAAACATCTCATTTCTTGTGATTGACATTAACTAATTACCATTGATTCTCAAATCTAATAAGTAGGCTTATTTTTCTCATTGTAGGACCGCATTGTGTCCTAGGAAATGTAGGAAATGTATCTTGTGTTCCTTGTCATATGCCTATAAACTCTTGAAATTGATTAATATTTTATGTGGTTTGTGCAACCTGTGTAACTATTTTGGATCCAAATAAATTTGGATTTGTAGTGCATTTATTCCGGTGTGCATGAGCATTCCTGTATTCTCTGTATATGTCTAACTCCATATACCGTATATGTCTGTTTATGTATATATCCAGTGTCCAAAAAGTCTGTCTTGCGCTTCTGTGTGTGCAGCAAAATCACCTTAGGTGTCTCAGTCagtggagctgtgtgtgagggagcttTGCATGGCCACAgtgttgaccggtgcagggggaaatTGATTCTTACCTCagctgcatctccggtctggggccAGCTCACCTCGTGTGCTCCTGCGTGCTGCCGTCTAGAATTGCCAGGAAAGAAGAGAgacttcggcgcaactgcgcatgactgaTGCAATGAgactcccggatgatcttcaaccaactttattgatacaacacacaagggctacaccgcgaaatccccctctacgcgtttcaccctctaggatagggcttcgtcttggagacgaagccctatcctagagggtgaaacgcgtagaggaggagatcgcggtgtagcccttgtgtgttgtATCAATAAAGTTGcttgaagatcatccgggagtcTCATTGCAtcagtcatgcgcagttgcgccgaagtcTCTcttctttcctatgtatatatccagggctggtccagactatctttctgccctccTGTCAAGTAAGTCCTaatagctacaggcagtgacaggctatcctgtggggtttaccccccctcacacagcctccttGAGTGGCAAGAGAGGAGGTGACACTTGGTCTGTgttacagccaatcatggtgcagaccctgtgccctccccttttgcattagggaggatgcctTCCAAATTATAGAGTCAGTGACTTCCCACCTGGGGAAGGAAGAGGAGCTCAGTCCCTCCTGGGGCTGATTGAAccaagatctgtgcatagcacaaggtctgaacattatctgctggccagcacaatccaagggcctgaaacccattctccactatatgCAACACTGTTATACcacctgcagtggctgcatcaaataaagaccccttttatatacttctggctaagtcgcagtctatagcagaaaagaactgtcatggttgggactgcctgcagctctgctgtagcctgctgtgactggaggcgctgtcaccaaatgaaaagaacctgatgatcacctaaagcctgtcctgttccccacaacatcgcggaagcccatctctcctggacctcacaggtaaccagcaccacatgTACCTGTATCCTTGGCAAAATCTCCCAGGGGTGGGTTGGGGGGTTTGCAatgctacatgtatgtatacctgtctgtgtgtgtgcctatgtgtGCCTATTTATATATGGCTGTCCATGCGAGTGTAcctatgtgtgtatgtctttatgtgtgtgtgcgcctatAAATGTAggactttatgtgtgtgtgtgcatatgtatgtatgcctgtatgtgtctacatatgtaagactgtatgtgtatgtgccaatgtgtgtatgcctgtgtgtgtgccaatgtatgtatgcctgtatgtgtaccAATGcatgtatgcctgtgtgtgtgtcattgtatgtatacatatgtgtgtgcgCAGGACAATTTATGTATGCGCCTGTGTGCAATGTATGTATTCCTGTGTGTGCGGGCACGAGAAGGGGATGGGATAATCACGCCATTTCATCCACGGGAGCATGTCAGGGGAGCTATATCAAAGTCACACATTTACAAAATAGATAAAGAAAGCAACTACTGCAAAACACTAATGAAAAGTGCAAGGTAACAATTTTATTGAAAACGGTTTCATAGCATGTTAATAGACTGCAGTGGGGACCAGAGGACACATTTGTCCAGCTCACCGCTCCCTCCCCATAGTCCCCCCTGTCtatctcctcctgcagcatccTGGTGATCTGATGATTGCCTCTGATTGGCTCCTTAGCGCACCATGGGATGCATCATGTGATGCATAGACGTCCGGGAACACcatcctgttgtagcccctgctggctgacgcgtcacagtatgtATTGAGCCAGGGAGCGAGGAGGCACTGGGGACTGCCAGGGAGACGGTAAGGAGCTGGTGGGAGGCGTGCATATGGCCGGAGTGCCGCCGACTGCAGCGGGGACCTACCCTTGGTCAGACAGAGGCAGTGCAGGGTGATGCGCACTGTGTACTGAGTGATGGGGGCCCCTACACAATAAATACACTTGGGGTCCCCAAAAACCTACAGATGCCTCTGCATCTTAACGAAGGTGTGATAGCCATTGGCCATGACATACGTGAATTTATATATTCCCAATACACATATGTTTGTTAAAAAATAATTACCAATGCTTACAGTACACGTACAGTAAGATGATATTTGGTTTTTTTCTCCTTTTGTCTTTTCTTTCTATTTCATTCTGCCTCCTTAAAACTAGCCACCCAGTTGATTGTGTGGTCAAGATGAATTTAGCTACAGTAACAATAAAAGATTATTTTGCATACAATGAGCCTCACACCTTTCATTCCCCAAGACTTAGGCCGTGCTTAGAGTGCGCGCGACGGcgatggatgacgtcacccgtcgccgtcaccACCCGCGAAAGTTGCATTTCGCTTTGCAGTGACGTCGCAAGCGACCTGGCCCTTGAGTGGTTCAgaagctgtcacatgtggcgacagcctctgaaaaatcaaatttgactggCTTCCAAATTTCGCCCCACAACATCGCTCCCGTCGCTCCGTCCTTAcaataagcacacgcgacggcggcaatacatttgttttgccgcgacgtcgcgtcgccggcactataagcgcagcctaagactgcCCAACAAGTGGAGGACAAACGTTTTATATCACTAGTTTGTCAGTTAGTTCAAGTAAACAATAAATTGTATTGTTGGACAGTTTTTAAATCATTTCAATTCAGCCAGATCCAAAGAAAGTAAAACATATAACAAAGTGCTAAAGAGCTGCAGTGCTCGTTTTAATATTTGAAAATCCAAATGAGTATTTAATACAATATGACTGTGGAAATCAGACAGTAAGTTATTCACATATTGTTGAAGGAAATAACCAACATAATCACAGAAATGTATTGATAGGTTTTTGAGATTTAGATTTGAGGCATTGTAAAAAGacctcaatttttttttaaaaatgcagcACGCTCTGTAATATAAAACCTGAAGCGTACGAGTCCTACTTTCACCCAGCGATGCCACATTGGAATTGCCTGTCATCAGCATTTCTATCCAAGATTAATCTTACCCATGAATGCATGCTTCCCACAATACACCTGCATTGTCTCGCTTTGAGTGTTTACTTTTGGCTATTATATTTACAGACTGTCAGTCAGCATACAACAGTAATTGTTTCTGTGGAAGCACGACAGGAGTTTCCACTGAATAGAATAAATATTCCGGCATTGCTTTAGGGAAGAAAACAAACACGTGCTTACTGACAAGGAATGTATGCACATCAATGGACAATGGGCAAACCCCAGTGCACACAAGGTTAAGCATACACAATCCCTTTAATAGTTACATAAACTGAGCTTTTAAACAGTGTCATAATAAACAAAGCTGGAAACCTGTGGTTCTTTGTCTACTGACAATGGCTATTTTAAATACATTCTAaactgatactttacacctcatacataaagcttggccccctgcagacgcacttacgagaatgccctcccactgtctctgtaagttcttcctaccaacaaattagactgtaaactcttcggagcagggactaataaatgttactgttatgtctgaagcactactcccttttatgtattatgtgtattatttgttatttatatgattgtcacatgtattactgctatgaagcgctatgtacattaatggcactatataaataaagacatacatacatacatacaagcaacTAAAGTTGCAGAAAAACAGCAATAATATAATCAGACCTTTTGACGCTTGCAACAAATAATTGATCACTGCATTACTAAATTGCATGCGTAACCAAATTTTATTTGGTCCATGTTTTTTGCTTGTCACTGTTTTATTCTAAAGTACCTGATTAGGTTCTGGCATATCTGGCACCCACCATGACATCTGCAAAAGAAGAGCATACGGTCATCAAAGATTGTATATGCAGATAAATATTAGAAGCAGTGTCATACTAGTctcactaaggggcctatgcagtaagtgttcataagccacttatcaagcacttatcatccaaaatgcctactcctattcagtaagcagtgataagtgggggataaaagactgaatcactCAAAAAAAActggtcataaaaaaaatcacagaggcagcggtgataagccacttatcaccgcttttcggcatgttcataaactcaccaatctagtagcagtgattaggctatgaacgccaatcgccgctctagaatggtgattttatcacaaaatcctcacgccagaaaaagttggtgtaaaggtgttggaaacctgcagagaagcggcgagataggacttagaaaaaaaattaatttttcctgcataggattgatgccgggaatctctggagctgatatccattaatattagcaccagcgactcctggcatgaatcctatgcaataaaaatgcatttacagtaaacttcattaccatagcagatagcctcagggaccccctacttcccgagatacaggccccgttatggggtgctggtatctcctatgcatttaaatgtccgcgtcacgtgaccatgggaataaaatgcataggagatatcggcaccgcataacggggcctgtatctcgggaagtagggggtccctgaggctgaaaccaatgcggttcgactcaggagaccccctgctcatctaaactattaacaaaattaaactttatacacatacatttcggcgatatttgcacagggagagacggctctctcagagcagctttctctgcagcagatacaactcgccgggttaggccttttcagagggtcgttcatcagatcattgcctgttttgtgaattttgctatgacaggtaatgaaggctttctgaataccgtgatagcaacactcataaaaacggtgatttaaatggcccagcgattttttttatgaacctttagtgcatagggCCCTAAAAGTGTGATCACATTTATGCTATTTATCTTTTAGAGAAAACTGAATTGTAAACTTTTCCTATGAACGAGCAATACCAAAATGCATAATTCAGGAAACACATATTAGAAACTCTTATCTGCATAGACGCTCATGAATGCAATGTGTATCATGAATCAGAGCCTCCACAATAACTAGAATGCTCTGTTTGCTTCAATCTGGCATCTTAATTCTTCCCAGCGTGTACCTTGTGCTTATACCTGTCAGAACAGCACTTTAAATTGTTCTATTCGAGAGCAACGCTAAAGGAGATTGAATGTCTCAGTTACAGGTTATTCTGATTTATTCAAATGTGTAATTAATCTCAAGTATTTGCACACTTCATATACGAGCTTTTATCTTTCCATATTTCCTGTCACTTCAAAAAATTTTAGAGTTCAGACTTCCTGGTATCATATCAGTAACAGGTGCCTTAAACCCAACCAACTATTAAAGTTCTACGTGAATGCTTTAACAACAATTTATTTTCACACAGCTACTTGCATGGATGTAAAAAGCATGAGCCATAGCATAATTCGAAGCACAGCTGTAAGATTAGGATGCAAGTTATTTTGGGAAAAGATGCAACTTGTCGGTAAGATCACTGACTTGGAAATTGTACACCCGTTTTGAATCCCTTTGTGAACTCCTTCTTGCCAtgggcatgtcactttatctcccggtgTATCAGGTAACAAAACAATTACCGTAGATTGTAAGTTGTATGGGACAGGGACAGGTGCTTCAAAAATTGTATGTATGGTGTCCTGCATGCCACAgcactaaataaaaaaaatatgagtaTCTATTCATTTTCACTACAGTATTTTCTCAATGTAAATTTCCTGGTACACATTTTCTCAAGAAGCAAAACAGAGACAAGAGAAAATGCTAATTTGGGGTATAAAGTACACAGTAAGGCAGCAATACTTGCTTATTCTGcttttgtttgattttttttaataccaTACATGGTGTTTCCCCTGGTTTGCCAGAATCCTGATTCCTGAGATATCACCCACTAATGTTTGAAGTGGGTTATCTGGGATGGGACAATGAAGGCCATCAACTTCCATGCTGGCATCAATAAGGAAAGATGATGTCCATGATTTGTACTAGATTTTAAAAAAACGCTCTGCTAAACATCCTCTTTGGTTTGGCTACTCAATGCCAAGTTTGATTTTATTTTCAGTTCAGcacacaaattattattattattatttttacattttcagGGCTCTTTAGTTATAGTACTCCTTTCTAATAAACTATTCACATTATAATGCTGTATTTATGAATCAATTGATGGTTTGTATACCCATGAGGATCTCTTGATGTCGGTATGATCTTTGCACATTCTCGTTTATAGAAGATTCCCTCAATCCAAGATTTCTGTGACTGAAAGAGAAAAAAACCCCAGCAAATATCAGTAAGCAACAATTGCATTTGCACGACAACAATAATGTTGTAAAGCATGTAAAGTGTGTAAAAAAATCCCACATCACACGTGCCGTATAACTAATTCTCTTTGGTCTGTTATTTATATGGTTGTTACTATTCACAAGTTGATGGCAAGGAGTTAAACAAATAAATGATGGGAAATCCAAAGGAGTTATGCACGGAAACTGGTTTGCATAACAATGCCACCAAGATCCCAACCAGGGTTATTGTCAAAACCAGGATTTAAAAGTAGCTTTCAAAGCCATACAGATTTCTTGTTCATTTATCGCAGTCAGTAAAAGATTGTGCTTAAATAGTGGCCATTTAATACAACATCTAAAAACATAACATATATAGTCCCATATTTACTATGTTATTTAGGACTTTATTTCCAATATACGTGTTTCCAGCACTGCTTGCTTCAGTCCAGCTTTGTAGACTTAAAACATTCAGAACATTTTTAGATTAGACAGGATGAAAAATGAATGTGTCCTGATAGTGTagtgcaggggtctcaaactcagtccccaagggccaccaactagcCAGGTTTTATAggtatccgtgcttcagcacaggtagtgcaatcttcaactgagccactgattgagccacctgtcctgaagcagggatatccataaaagctggcctgttggtggcccttgaggactgagttttaGACCTCTGGTGTAGTGTCTAAAGCCATCAAATAACACTGTCCTAATGGCTCATCATTTATATAAATTCCCAAATTCTTATGCCATAATCCACAAACAGAACCAAAGTCCAAACCACTGCAACTTTAGGCAAAtccaaaaccaaaacaaaaaacgtaaaaaaaaacttttatagaAGCAAAACAAAAACACCTGGCCAAGTGAacatatgcatgtatgtatgtctttatttatatagcaccatcaatGCACAtggagcttcacagcagtaatacacgtgacaatcatataaataccaactaatacaaataacagatcatgggactaagtgcttcagacataaaagtaacatttaggaaaaggagtccctactctgaagagcttacaatctaattagtaggaggaacatacagatacagtaagaaATCCTAGTAAAAGTGTGAGATATGCCTAATTAATATGTCCAATGGTTATTCCACATTCTAGGGGTAGAAAGAAAACTGTCATCAACAGTTTCACAGTACTAttttaaaatattaataaaataaaaaatgactggGCGATAACGTCAGCCCATCCACTCATaattattccctcacctactccTATTTACTCTGTATGTGGGAAGTCaggagtaaatatatatattttaaaacttaACTGATAATACATTGTTAACCTGCGATGAATACAATATTTGTATTTGCCCAGAATTATCTTTGCTTTTCAAAATACCGTAGTAATTTAGGCAGAGTATTTAATTCATGTAGACAATTTCTATGGATTTGTTAAGTATTGTAAATACAGTGTATTTCTTTTCTGCAATGTGTTTTGAAACTCCCCAATCTAGAGAAGCCTGCAAAGTCTTATAGTGTTGTATATTTTCAAGTTCACCTAAGCTGCGTTTGTGCAAACATGGTGAAAGTGCGTAATACCTGCTGACAATATAGTTcccaataaaatatatgtatgatatcgttgttgtagaggtaaaactcattacGTGGATTTTTTTTGGCCAAAAACTCACTAAATGCACTTCCCGACTTGGAATGTATTGATATTTCTAATGAAAACTTATTAAGTGCCTATTAAGTTATAGTTACGAATTACCAAAACATACAACACATGATTTTGAAATAATataaaaaagaacatttaatcgccTTTTCCTGAGAATGTAATTAATGACTTTTAGCTCTACTACAATGATATAAGGCATTAAACAGTTGGTTACTGCAAATAACATTCATTGATGGGCCATTAGGACAGTGTTATTTGATTGCTTTAGACATACACTATCTGGACATAATTTCACAGTCTGTTTTCATTCTGTTTAATCTAAACATGTTCTGAATATTTTGAGTCTACAAAGCTTGACTCTGAAGCAAGCAGTGCTGGAAACACGTACTGTATATTGGAAATAAGGCCCTAAATAACatattactttttcacttaccttgTGATGTTTTTGTGGCGTTGGAGGATCCATAGTATATACCAAAGTTTATCTAACAATTCCTAATGCTACGCTAGATGCTACACTTGATAGTGCAGTTGTAGCATGGCTGAAAACTTGAGACACTCTGCATTATGATGATGTCTCTTGTATCCCAAAACTCAACAGCGTTGGCTTATGCTATGAATCTGAGCAGAAAAACACTGCTTCTCTAACATAGCTGGCAGAACTCCTACAGTTGTAATGTATTTATACAAACAACCTGAACTCCACCTACCAAGGTAACCACAAGCTTACTTGAATTGTTTATTCAAGCCTACTACATTATTATGTCATTGGCATCATTGTCTTAATATATATGTTGCCTGGCCTCTAAACAAAAAC
Coding sequences within:
- the TRPM6 gene encoding transient receptor potential cation channel subfamily M member 6 isoform X8 translates to MKVKLKSQKSWIEGIFYKRECAKIIPTSRDPHGCHGGCQICQNLIRCCCGRLIGDHPDLDYGWPIYPSPHNRDDEEWFVDKHTKTSPTDAFGTINFQDGDHTYHAKYIRISYDTMLDQLMHLMITEWQMELPKLVISVHGGIQNFKLSSKVKQVFSKGLVKAAETTGAWIVTEGINTGVSKHVGDALKGHASRHLRKICAIGIPPWGVIENQRDLIGKDVVCLYQTLCNPLSKLTSLNSMHSHFIMVDDGTVGKYGNEMKLRRNLEKYISLQKIHTRMGQGVPVVGLVVEGGPNVILMVWEYIKSTPPVPVVVCEGTGRAADILAFTHKHTADKG